AACGCAACTGTTTCAATATTTCGGAAGGAAGTATTATCCCCTTGCTGTTTCCAATCTGAATAATGTTTGTTACCATAATGTTATAACTTTAAAATTGATTATCAAAATACAATAATAGACAAAGTTATGACAACACCAAAAGAAAAGCCAACTTTTTTCCATTTTCGGCCAACGGCTGCACTCGTCGGGAGTGCTGATGCACCCCCTTGCCGTGCGGCGCTCCCCGACCTATGATTCTTATCGTGCCTTGTGTCCTTTTCTCCGGCTTCTAACAAACAAATCTGCATAAAATATAAATTTACGTTTCCATTTGAATTTTAGTTATTTGATACCCTAACTATAAATAGCAAACAGATAACTGATTTTTTTGAAACAGCAGTATGTTTCTGTTTTATTAAAATAAAAAGGGAACAAACTTTTGAGGTAATACTTACGGAAAAAACAGACTTTATAATGTTTCTTTTTCGTACATTTGCAGCAACATAATAAAAGCGAAACATATAATGGAGAAGCAAGGAGAAATCATACTATACCAACCGGATGAAGCTGTAAGGTTGGAAGTACGTTTAGAAGATGAAACCGTTTGGCTCACACAAGCGCAGATAGCAGAACTTTTTCAACGTGACAGAACCGTTATTACCAAACATATAAATAACGTTTTTAAGGAAAAGGAATTGGAAGAGAAAAGCAATGTGCATTTTTTGCACATTGCTAATTCCGATAAGCCTGTCAAGTTCTTTAGTCTAGACGTAATAATTTCAGTTGGATACAGAGTTAAAAGCGTAAGAGGTACGCAATTCAGGCAATGGGCAAATAAAATTTTAAAAGAATATTTATTGAAAGGCTATTCTATAAACCAACGGCTCAATGACATGGAATATAGAATGAACAATAAATTCTTCCAAATAGAGAAAACCATTGCTGAACATGATGCAAAGATAGACTTCTTTGTACGCACCTCATTGCCTCCGGTGGAAGGTATCTTCTTTGACGGTCAGATATTCGATGCGTATAAGTTTGCTACAGATTTAATAAAGTCTGCCAAATGCTCACTTATACTTATCGACAACTATGTAGATGAATCCGTGTTACTCATGTTGAGCAAACGAAACAGTGGAGTATCAGCTACTATTTATACACACAAAATAAACGCACAGCTCCAACTTGATTTAAACAAACACAACGACCAATATCCTCCCATTAAAGCTAGAACCTATAAAAGTACTCATGACCGCTTCTTAATCATTGATAATACGGAAGTATATCATATTGGGGCATCGCTAAAGGATTTGGGCAAGAAAATGTTTGCTTTCTCCAAACTGGAACTTCCTGCCCATACAATAATTGATGTATTATGAAATAAGCTAATCACCCATGCAAGAAGCGGAAGAGAATATAAAATTCAAGATGGAAATTGACGTATTGGTTCCCATTCCACGTACTGTCACCCGTGATTTCACCAGTTTGAAGCATCTGCGTCAATGGCAGAAACGGAATGACATTGACGGTTCTCTTTACTGTTTTGCACACCGGGAATACCTGCTCAACGAAAAGGGAGAATGGGAACAATTTACCGTTATTGGCAAACAGGTAGTGACTATCGGAGAACTGGAAAGGCTTCTTTTGGTTATGAAGCAAAAGGGGTTCAACCAATACAGCCGTGAGGAATATGAAGAATTAATGTCTTCATTAAACATCTAAATACGAAACAGGATGAAAATAGGATATGCCCGTGTTTCCACCAAGGAACAACATCTGGATATGCAACTGGAAGCGTTGAAGGCTGCCGGATGCGAGAAGATCTTCTCTGAGAAAATGACCGGACGTCAACAAAACCGCCCGGAACTGGATGCCTGCCTGAACTTTCTCCGGGAAGGTGACACACTTGTCGTATATAAGCTGGACCGGCTTGGCCGTTCGCTGAAGAATATTCTTACGCTATTGGAAGATTTCAAGAATAAGGGCATCCAATTCACCTCACTGCAAGACAACATCAGTACGGAAGGCGCAATCGGCCAACTGATGAACAGCATTCTCGGTGCTTTCGCCCAATTTGAGCGTGACCTTATTTATGAGAGAACCCAAGAAGGCAGAAGAATCGCCAAGGAAAAAGGTGTCAAATTCGGCAGAAAGACACTTATCAACAAAAACAACATCGCCAAGCAGAAAAGCTGCATCCAGCTCTATGAATCCGGAACACCGGTAAGGGAGATACAGAAAATATTAAATATAGGCAGTAGCGGAACAGTGTATCGTCTGCTGCGAAGGAATGGTATTACACTAAAATCCGAGAACAAAAATACGAAATAAATCTCTTCGCCCATCCTTCAAAGATGATTCTCAAAGATCGTCTGCAATTCCACCTCTTAGCAAGATTATCCCCGTAAAGAGGAGTGATTTTTTAGAGGGTGACCACACCGTCCCATAACCGATTGAATTTGGCCTGTAATCGGTTATGGGACGGTGTGGTCACCCTATCAACGGATATCAGGAAAGAAATCAACCTTCGCGGGCACGAGTACCTGCGGGCTTATTTTTTATGATCGCCTCAAGGCCGGGTCTACCGAACCCTCACCTTCTCCGTCTTCACGGCTTGTCCGCTTTCCGCACGGATCACGTAGATACCTTGGGGCAAGTCGAAGGTGCAGGTCGCTTGTCTTGGGGAGAAACCCCGTATGACTTGACCGGAGAGCGTAACCACTTGGATGCGCTCCAACCTATCCGTCGTACTGACCACCACCTTGCCGGGCTCCGCCGAGTAAATCGAGATGTCATCGATACCGATGGCCGGGGTATCATCCGAACGAAGGAAATAACGTCCGTGCGTGGAACCACCCAGACGCAACGTATGGCTGTCACCTGTCAGTTCCGTAGATTTCTTCTCCTGAGCGTCGTACAGGTACAGGCGACCCGTCAGGCGGCTGATACCCTCGATGGTCACGGTAACCTCACCGCCCGCCTCGTTATAGACCCCCAGTCCGATGTTCCGGATGGACCTCACGGCGTTCACCTGTGCCGCCTTGCTGCCGGCCACGGTGTAAACCATCGGAGCGTCCAGCTCGGAATCGAGCAGGACAACAGCGTCCTCGTCGGCCTTATAGCCATTGTCGGCGCGGTCGCGTACCGTCAAGATGGAGCGGCTTCTTGCCTCGCCCTGTTCGGCGGTAATGGTGATGACCGGGTTGGAGGCGGCGAAGGCTTTCGTGGCGGTGCTTCCGGCAGTGATAGGCGTGGCTGACATCATCTCGGGAGTGAAAGTTATCTCTGTATCTGCTTTCACTTCCGCATTCTCTGCCAACTCCACGAAGAATGCCTGCATCGGGGCTACGGTACCGGTGGTATATGCGTTTTCGAATGGGATATCCGGTGTGCCTACTACTGTCGCACTTACCGTGCCATCAGTCAATGTCCAGTACTTATTCGCAA
This genomic interval from Parabacteroides timonensis contains the following:
- a CDS encoding recombinase family protein, translating into MKIGYARVSTKEQHLDMQLEALKAAGCEKIFSEKMTGRQQNRPELDACLNFLREGDTLVVYKLDRLGRSLKNILTLLEDFKNKGIQFTSLQDNISTEGAIGQLMNSILGAFAQFERDLIYERTQEGRRIAKEKGVKFGRKTLINKNNIAKQKSCIQLYESGTPVREIQKILNIGSSGTVYRLLRRNGITLKSENKNTK
- a CDS encoding virulence RhuM family protein; translated protein: MEKQGEIILYQPDEAVRLEVRLEDETVWLTQAQIAELFQRDRTVITKHINNVFKEKELEEKSNVHFLHIANSDKPVKFFSLDVIISVGYRVKSVRGTQFRQWANKILKEYLLKGYSINQRLNDMEYRMNNKFFQIEKTIAEHDAKIDFFVRTSLPPVEGIFFDGQIFDAYKFATDLIKSAKCSLILIDNYVDESVLLMLSKRNSGVSATIYTHKINAQLQLDLNKHNDQYPPIKARTYKSTHDRFLIIDNTEVYHIGASLKDLGKKMFAFSKLELPAHTIIDVL